The genomic interval TGCAGCACCGCCGCCTCGCTGGTCGCGGTGTCGCCCGCGATCGTGCCCGGCCGCTGGACGACGACGGCGCCCGCGCCGCGCGCGGTGGCCGCGATGCCGGGGTCGTCGGTGGAGACGACGACGTCGCCGACCAGGCGGGCCGCGCGGCACTCGCGCACGGCACGGGCGACGAGGGGCACGCCGCCGACCGCGGCGAGGTTCTTGGCGGGGACGCCCTTGGACCCGCCGCGGGCGGGGATGACGGCCAGGACGGCCGTGGGGCGCTCGGCGGGTGCGGCCGGGGAATCCGGGGTGGCCGGGGCGGCCATGGGTGCTCCTTCGGTGCGCGCGGGGGTGCTGCTCACAGCTCCCCCAGGCGGCGGATGACGGGGGCGACGCGCTGGACGCCGTGGCGGTAGGCCCCGCGCGCGGCCTCGCGGACCGCCCGCCGCAGGGCGCTGGGCTCGCCGGCCTCCCGGCTCCGGCCGGGGAGGGGCGGCCGGTGGGGTCGAGGCCGTGGCGGGCGAGGACGGCGGGGAGGTAGCCGGGTGCGGTGGCGGCCGTGTAGTAGGGGGCGAGCGGGGGAAGCGCGGGGCGTGCGACGAGTTCGGTCACGCGCCGGCGCGCGGTGGCGAAGGCGGTGCCGTGGGCGTACGGCCCGTCGGCGGCGACGCCCTGCCGGGCGCACCAGCGCGGGTCGGGCTCCGGGAGGTGCCCGGCGTCGAGCCGGTCCCAGGAGGCGAGGCAGCCGGAGCCGAGGAAGTGGTGGTTGCCGAGGGCCTCGCGGATGCCGAGGTCGGTGAGGACGACGGTGGGGATGCCCAGGTGGAGGGATTCCAGGGCGGCCGTGGAGCTGACCGTCACCAGCAGGTCCGTACGGGCGAGGACCTCGCCCATGTGCCCGTACACCAGACGGCAGTTGGGCGGCAGGCCGCCCGGCAGGCGGGCGGCCAGCTTCTGGTACGGGAGTTCCTCGATGTGCGTGGTGTGCTCACCGGGCTTGCTGCGGAGCTTGACGAGCACCTCCCGCCCGGGGTGCAGGCGGGCGTGCTGGGCCGCGCGGCGCAGGAGGTACGCGCGGTCCTCGCGGCGCTCGGGTACGGAGGGCTGGGCGGCGAACACGACGGTGAACGGACGGTGTTGGGGGTCCGTGTCACTTCCGTCACCGGACTTCCCTCCGTTCGCTCCCGCCTCGTCGGGGTCGCCGAGGAACGGCAGCGCCCATTCCGTGACGGAGCCGGCCGGGGCGCCCACCCCCTCGTACACGGCCCGGAACCGGTCCGCGTCGTCGGGCGAGTTGGCGAGGACGACGTCCGCGCCGTGGCGCAGGAGGAGGCCGTCGGCGAGCTTCTCGTAGACGACGCCGACGTAGCCGGTGACGACGACGGGGCGGACGGGCGCGGCCCCCCAGGCGTGGGCGAGGCCGTGCAGCGCGGCCTGGACGGCGCCGCCGACGCAGGCCAGCACGATGACGTCGTACCGCGTCCGGTCGGCGCCGCCGACGAACTCGGCGGCCGTGACCTCGCGGAGGCTCTCCGCGCGCACCCCGACCTCGGCCAGCTGGCGGCCCGTCGGGGTCGCGCGCCCCCTCAGCAGCCGGCCGTCGAGACCGGCGCCCGGGGCGAGGCGGTGCGCCGTGAGCGCGCCCCATTTCCACCGGGTGTCGGAGTCGGCGAGCACGGCGATCCGCGGCGGCGAGGACGACGAACGGTCAGTACGTGAGGGCACGTCGCCGACGATAGGAATCCATTCCGTTTCGTTGCCCAACGTGAGTACAACAACCGGTAAACAGCTCACCGACGATCGGCGAATCGGTCCGGCGCAGCGGCTGGTTCATTGTTCCGCCGCGCTTCGTTCACCTCCCCTTCCACCCTCGGTCAGGGGGAATGCCGGCGGGCCGCCTAAGGTCACGGGAGTGGTCAAGCTCTCCGTCATCGTGCCGTTCTTCAATGTGCAGACTTTCGCGCCCGACACACTGAGAAGTCTGCGTGCGAACGCGCGTGATGATTTCGAATTCATTCTCGTCGACGACTGTTCGACCGACGGCACTCCGGCGCTGCTGGAACGCGCCGGGCGCGAACTGCCGGGCGCCGTGGTCCTCCGCCACGCCGCGAACGGCGGTCTCGCCACGGCCCGCAACACCGGGCTGGACGCGGCGCGCGGCGAGTACGTCACCTTCCTCGACGGCGACGACTGGCTGGCGCCCGGCCACTACGAGCGGCTGCTCGGGGTGATCGAGGAATTGGCGGTCGACTTCGTCCGCACCGACCATGTGCAGTGCACGGGCCGCGTCCGGACCGTGCACCGGGTGCCGGAGGGCCGCCGCGGGGTGGTGCTCGACCCGCGGAGCGCGATCCTCCCCGTCGAGCGGTCCTCGTCCGTCGACTACCCCTACGCGTGGGCCGGGATCTACCACCGGCGGCTGCTGGAGGAGGGGCTGCTGCACTTCACGGACGGCCTGCGCACCGCCGAGGACCGGCCGTGGATCTGGCGGCTGCACCGCGAGGCGCGGACGTTCGCGGTGGCCGGGCCGCTCGGTGTCTTCTACCGGCGGGGAGTGGCCACTTCGCTCACGCAGATCGGCGACGTACGCCAACTCGATTTCATTCGCGCGTTCGATCAGGTCGTCGAGGAGACCGCGCGGGACAAGGACGCGGACGCCCTTCTCCCGAAGGCCGTCCGCACATATTGCGCGATCATTTCCCACCATCTCTCTTCCGTCGAAAGATTCGAACCCGCGGTGGCGCGCACACTGCGTTCGATGAGTGCGTCCGCGCTGCGGCGGATGCCACCGGAACCGCTTGAGGACGCGTTGAATTCCATGGATCACGACCGCGCGGCCCGGCTGCGCAGACTCCGCCGCAGGCCGGCTTTCAGGCACGGGAACACGGGGTATTCGAACGCCTCCGGGCAGGGGAGCGGGGCGCGCCCGGGCGCCGGGCGCGGGAGCGGGGCCGGCCGATGAGCGGGGACAGCGCGCGTATGGCGGGGGGCGGCGCCCGTAGGGCCGGGGACGACCGCCGCACGGCTGGGGACAGCACCCGTACGGCTGGGGACAGCACCTGTACGGCTGGGGAAAGCCCTCGCACGACCGGGGACAGCGCCCGTACGGTCGGGGACAGCCCCCGCACCCAGATCTTCCTCGCGTCGACGCTCTACGGCGCCGCGACGCTCGCCGCCGCCCTGGACACCGGGTGCTTCTCCCCCGCCGACCGCCGGCTGCTGCTCGTCGCCAACACCGCCGCCGTCCCGGAGACCACGCCCGCCCTCGACGAGGCGCCCGGCTTCGCGCCGCTGCGCGCCCGCTTCGACGAGGTCCTCTCGTGGAACGGGACGATCAGCCCCTTCCACCCGAGCGGCTGGTCGCCCCGCCCGGACGACGCGCCCCTGTGGGAGCGGCACCTGCGGCTGCTCTGGGGGCTGGGCGCCGGGCCGGTCGAGCTGATCGTGGAGTCCCTCCAGGTCAGCCCCGCGCACGCGGTCGCCCTGTGCTTCCCGGACGCGCCCCTGGAGGTCTACGCCGACGGGCTGATGAGCTACGGCCCGACGCGCAACAAGCTCGACCCGCTGGTCGGCACCCGGGTGCGGCGGCTGCTCCACCTGGACCTGGTGCCGGGGCTGCGGCCGCTGCTGCTCGGCGAGTTCGGGGTGCCGGCGGAGCTCGTACCGACCGAGGCGTTCACGAAGGTGCTGGCCGAACTCGCGGACGCCACGCCTCCGGTGACCGCGCCCGAGGGGGCCGCGCTGCTGCTCGGGCAGTATCTGTCGGCGCTCGACATCCTCACGCCCGAGGAGGAGGAGCGGCTGCACGTGCGGATGCTGCGCGGGGCGGTCGCGCGCGGCCACCGCGCGCTGGTCTTCAAGCCGCACCCGGCGGCACCGGCCCGCTGGTCGCGGGCGCTGGAGGAGGAGGCCGGCCGGCTCGGCGCGGACCTGACGGTGCTGGACACGCCGATGCTGGCCGAAGTGGTCTATCAGCGGATCCGGCCGGCGCTGGTCGTCGGCTGCTTCTCGACGGCGCTGCTCACGGCCCGCGCCTTCTACGGGCTGCGGGTCGCCCGGACCGGGACGGACCTGCTGCTGGAGCGGCTCAGCCCGTACCAGAACAGCAACCGGGTGCCGGTGACGCTGGTGGACGCGCTGCTGCCGGAGCTGGAGGACGGCGGGACGGACGTCGGCGCGGAGGGCGTGGACGGTCCCGGGGCTGACGGCCCGGCCGTGAGTACGGTGACGGAGGCCCGCGTTCCGGCCGGCGAGGAGCTCGCCGGTCTGCTCGCCGCCGTCGGTTTCGCCATGCAGCCGCAGGTCCTGCCGTCCCTGCGCCCGGCCGCCGAACGCTATCTGGCCGCACACCTCGACGACCGCACCCGCCGCTACTTCAAGCGCCGGCGCCTCACCGCCCTCGCGCTCCCCGGGGCGCTTCCCTCGCCCCTCGCCTTCCTCCCCCGCAACCCGGCCGTCCGGAAGGTGGCCCGCCGGGCCCGCGCGGTGCGGCGGCGGCTGGCGGGGCGGGCCGGAAGGGCGGGGAAGCAGGGGCAGACGGTGAAGCCGACGGCTCCGGCGAAACCGAAGGTGACCGCATGACCGCGCCTCCCGTGTCCGGCCCCGCCCCGTCGGCCTCCTCCCTCACGCCCGTACCACCGCCCGTACCGTCCGAGGCTCCTCGGGAGAGCGGCAGCGGCCGTCAGGCGGAGGGGAAGGGCTCCGGTGGGCGGCTGCGCGCGCTGGACGGGCTGCGGCTGATCGCCGCCCTGATGGTGGCGCTCTACCACTACGGCGGCCGGGGCGGCGAGATCGGCCAGGCCTGGGGCGCCTCGCCACGGCGTGAATTCCCCACGCTGTCCGGGGCCTTCGCCTACGGCTGCCTCGGCGTCGAGATCTTCTTCGTCATCAGCGGCTTCGTGATCTGCATGAGCGGCTGGGGGCGTCCGCTGCGCTCCTTCTTCGCCTCCCGCGTGGCCCGCCTCTACCCCGCCTACTGGGCGGCGATCGCGCTCGTCACACTGGCCTTCGCGCTGCCCTGGGTGACGTACCGGACGGTGTCCTTCAGCGACACCCTGGTGAACATGACGATGCTTCAGCAGCCGGTCGGGGCCCAGCGGGTGCTGGGCGTGTGCTGGACCCTCTGGGCGGAGCTGCGCTTCTACGCGCTCTTCGCGCTGTTCGTCGTGCTGCCGGGCGCGACCCGCCGCCGGGTGGTGCTCTTCTGCGCGGTGTGGACCCTGGCCACAGTGGTCACGACCGCCTCGCACGTGGAGTTCCTGCGGGTGGTGGTGATGCCGGAGTACTCCTCGTACTTCATCGGCGGCATCGGCCTCTATCTGATCCACCGCTTCGGCCACGAGGCACTGTCCTGGGGCATCGTGGGGGTGAGCTTCCTGGTGGGGCAGCACTACGCGGTGGCCGGGCTGTGGCACCCGCCGGGCGCGCAGTACTTCTCGTACCGCTCGCAGTACGTGATCGTCGCCGTGATCGCCGTCGGCTACGCGGCGGTGGCGCTGATCGCCACGGGGAAGCTGCGCTGGGCGAACTGGCGCTGGCTGACGGTCGCGGGCGCGCTGACGTACCCCTTCTACCTGGTGCACGAGCACCTGGGGTGGGTGGTGATCGGCGGGCTGCACCGGGGGTTGGGGATCCCCTCGGCCGCGACGTTCCCGCTGACGATCGCGTTGATGCTGGGGCTGGCGTGGCTGCTGCACCGGCAGGTGGAGCGGCGGCTGACGCCGCTGCTGAGGCGGTCGTTGACGAGGGTGCGGGGTGGGGTGGAAGACAGGCGGACGGGCGGATAGTTGCCGTGCCCCCGGAGTGGGTCAGCCCTTGTCGAGCCCCGGAGCAGGGTGTCGCTCCGGGGCCGAGCCGTTTTCCGGGGAGCCGTTTTCCGGGGAGCCGTTTTCCGGGGCGGGGTGGTGCTCGGGGGGCGAGTGGTGCCCTGAGGACGAGTGGCGCTCCGGGGGCGAGTGGTGCCCTGACCCGGGCAGCAGCGTCACTTCAAGACCGGCGATGACGGCGCGCAGCCCGTCCTCGTAGCCGGCGTCGAGGTCCTCGAAGAACTCCCGGCCGGCCTCGGTGGCGAGCGGGTGGCCCGCCAGCCTGCGGGCGCGGCCGTCCGGCTCGTAGGCCGGGTCGCGACCACCGTCGGGCACGGGGTAGACGGACTGCTCCTCTATGACGTAGCCGACGGTGTACGTGTTCACGGTGAACCAGGCGCGGGCGGCGGCGCGGGGCGTGAAGCCGGAGTCGACGCAGAAGCGGAGCAGCTCCTCCAGCGGGGTGGCGTAGCTGGCGTCGGTGAAGCGGCTGCCGCTGAAGACCTTCGCGCCGTCGCGGTAGGCGAGCAGGGAGCGGCGCAGTTCGCGGGTGGCGGCCGCCATGCGCTCCTGCCAGGTGGTGCCGCCGGCCTGTGAGATGGGGACGGCCATGCGGCGGAACATCTCCGTCGCCACCTCGTCGAGCAGCTCCTGCTTGTTCTTGAAGTGCCAGTAGAGCGCCGGGGCCTGGACGTCCAGCTCCTTGGCGATCCGGCGCAGGGTCAGGCCTTCGAGGCCCACTTCGTTCAGCAGGCGCAGGGCGGTGTCCGCGACCAGGGCGCGGTCGATTCGAGTTGCCACCTTGACAGCTTAACGGTGTTCAGTTCACGCTGGGGGCAGAGCGAACTTAACAACGTTAAGGAGTGTGGCTCGTGGGCATTGTCGTTCCTGCTGCCGTTCCCGCTGCTGTTCCTTCCGCCGTTCCTTCCGCCGTTCCTTCTGCCGCCCGCGCCGCGGTGGACGTCGAGGTGCTCATCGCCGGCGCCGGCCCCACCGGTCTCGTCCTCGCCATCGACCTCGCCCGGCGCGGTGTCCGCCACCGGATCGTGGAGCGCTCCGAGCGCGGCTTCCCCGGCTCGCGCGGCACGGGCATCCAGCCCCGCACCCTGGAGGTGCTGGACGACCTCGGGGCGGTGGCCGCGCTCCGGGCGGTGGGCGGGCCGTGCCCGCTGATCCAGGTCTGGGAGGGGCCGCGGCGCGTCCGCGAGCGGGATCTCGTCCACCGGGCGGAGGCCGGGCCGACGACTCCGTATCCCGAGCTGCTGATGCTGCCGCAGTGGCGCACGGTGGAGGTGCTGTACGGACGGCTGGAAGAGCTGGGCGGCACGGTGGACTTCAGCACCGGGATGACCGGGTTCGACCAGGACGCGGACGGGGTCACGGCGACGCTGCGGCACGCGGACGGCTCGGAGGAGACCGTGCGGGCGGAGTATCTCGTCGCGGCGGACGGCGGGCGCAGCACGGTGCGCAAGGCGCTCGGCGTCCCCTTCACCGGCGAGCCCGTCGATCCGCGCCCGGTGCTGATCGCGGACGTGATGCTGGAGGGTGTCGACCGCGGGCACTGGCACATGTGGCCGAAGGCGGAGGGCGGGCTCCTGGCCCTGCGGCCGCTGGAGGGCGCGGAGACGTTCCAGGTCATCGCGGGGTTCGAGGACGTGACGTACGAGCCGGAGGTCTCCCGCGACGCCACGCCCGAGGCGCTGCTCGCCCTCCTGGAGCGGCGCACGGGGCTGCCGGGGCTGCGGGTGGGCGAGGTCACGTGGGCCTCGGTGTACCGGGCGCGGGCGGCGATGGCCGAGCGGTTCCGCACGGGCCGGGTGTTCCTCGCCGGGGACGCGGCGCACATCCACTCCCCGGCGGGCGGCCAGGGGCTGAACACCAGCGTCCAGGACGCGTACAACCTGGGCTGGAAGCTGGGGGCGGTGCTGCGGCACGGCGCGCCCGACACCCTGCTGGACAGCTATGACACGGAGCGGGTGCGGGTGGCCGCCGATGTGCTGGGGCTGAGCACGAGCGTGCACGCCGCCGACCGGGCGCACTCGGAGGACGGCCTGCACCGCCGCGGCCCGGAGACCCTCCAACTGGGCCTGAACTACCGGGAGAGCCCGCTCACCCGCGAGGCGCGCCGGGACGTCCCGGAGGGAGCCCTCCGGGCGGGCGACCGCGCGCCCGACGCACCGTGCGTGGACGCCTCCGGCGCCGAGGTCCGCCTCTTCGACGCCTTCCGTGGACCGCACTTCACCCTGCTGGACCTCACGGGCGAGCCCGCCCCGCGGCCGGTCCCGGACGCGCCGTGGCTCCACACATACCGCGTGGGCGGCCCGGGCGCGGACCTGCACGACGCCGGCGGTCACGCGAAGGCGGCGTACGGCTCGGGGCTGTTCCTGATCCGCCCGGACGGGTATGTGGGGCTGGCGACGGATGAGGTGGGGGATATCGCGGCGTATGTGGGGGCGGTGGGGGTGGTGACGGCGGGCTGAGGGGGTGGTGCGGGGTGGCGACCGCCGGGCTGAGGGGGCCGGTCACGGGCGGGGGGCCGCTGCGCGGGACCCTGCCCCCTACCCGCCCCTTCCCGAACCGGGGGCTTCACCCCCGGGCCCCCTTTCCGCGCTACCGCGCGGTGGCCTCAAACTCCCCCAGCTACCGCTGGGAGGTGCCCCCAGCCGGGCTGGATTTCGCCGCTGTCCGTGGCTTGCTTGCCGGCCCGGTTCCGGGCGACAACTCAGCCCGTCCGGCGATTGAGGACCGGGGCCCGGGGCGGAGCCCCGGTTCGGGAAGGGGCGGGGTGGGGAAAAGCCCCGCGCAGCGGCACCCCGCCCGCACCCCGCCCGCACCCCGCACCCCGCACCCGCCCCAACCCCCCACCCCGCGCCAGCGCTAAAGCACCAGCGACAACAGCATCACAAACCCCAGCGACACCACAGAGATCACCGTCTCCATCAGAGACCACGTCTTGATCGTCTGCCCCACGCTCATCCCGAAGTACTCCTTCACCATCCAGAACCCCGCATCGTTCACGTGGCTGAAGAACAGCGACCCCGCACCCACAGCCAGCACCAGCAGCGCCGCGTGCGTCGTGCTCATGTCGGCCGCGAGCGGGGCCACGAGACCGGCCGCCGAGATCGTGGCGACGGTCGCGGAGCCGGTCGCGAGCCGGATGCCGACGGCGATCAGCCAGGCCAGCAGCAGGGCGGAGACCGACCAGTCCTCGGAGATGTCCATGATCATCCGGCCGACGCCGACGTCGACGAGGGTCTGCTTGAAGCCACCGCCCGCGCCGACGATCAGCAGGATGCCGGCGATCGGCACCAGCGACTTCTCCACGGTCGTGGCGAGCCGGTCACGGCCGAAGCCGGCGGCCCGGCCGAGGGTGAACAGCCCGACGAGGACGGCGGAGAGCAGCGCTATCAGGGGCGAGCCGATCACGTCGGTCACCCGCTGGACATGGTCCTTGGGGTCGTCCACGACGACGTCGACGAGCGCCTTGGCCAGCATCAGCACGACCGGCAGCATCACGGTGCCGACGGTGACCGCGAAGCTCGGGCGGCGCTCCAGTTCCTCGGAGGGCCGCTGGGGGATCAGCTTCTCGGGCGGGGCGATGTCGACCCAGCGCGCGGCGAGGCGGGAGAACAGCGGCCCGGCGATGACGGCGGTCGGCACGGCGACGAGGACGCCGAGCGCGAGGGTCACCCCGAGGTTGGCGCCGATCGCGTCGATGGCGGCCAGCGGACCGGGGTGCGGCGGCACCAGGCCGTGCATCACGGAGAGACCGGCGAGGGCGGGGATGCCGATGCGCATCAGGGAGTGGTTGCCGCGCTTGGCGACCAGCAGCACCACCGGGATCAGCAGCACGATCCCGACCTCGAAGAAGAGCGGGAGCCCGATGACGCCCGCGATCAGCACCATCGCCCAGGGCATGGAGCGCGTACCGGCCTTGGCGAGGATCGTGTCGACGATCTGGTCGGCGCCCCCGGAGTCGGCGAGCAGCTTGCCGAGGATCGCGCCGAGCGCGATGAGGACGCCGACGCCCGCGACGGTCGAGCCGAGGCCGGTCGTGAAGCTGGCGATGCCCTTGTCCAGGGGCGCGCCCGCAGCCGCGCCGAGCACCAGCGAGCCGATGGTCAGGGCCAGAAAGGCGTGCAGCTTGAGGCGGGTGATGAGGAGGACGATGACGGCGATGCCGACGAGGACCGCGATGCCCAGCTGGGCATGGCCCGCCGAGGTGATCGGTCCGGCGGGGGCCGCGGCCAGCATCTCGACGCTGAGAGTGCTCACGGGGGCTTCCTAAGGGGGTCGGGGGAGGTTGCTAGAGGCGCCGCAGCGCGGCGGTGGCCCGTTCGGCGATGGCCTCGGGGCCGGGCGTGACGTCCACGGCGACGCCCGCCTCGTCCGCGTCGAGCGGCTCCAGGGTCGCGAACTGCGAGTCCAGGAGCCGGCCGGTCATGAAGTGGCCCTTGCGGGCCGCCATCCGCTCGGCGATCAGCGCGCGGTCGCCGGTGAGGTGCAGGAAGACGATGCCGGGGGCGGCGGCGCGGAGCCGGTCGCGGTAGGCGCGCTTGAGGGCGGAGCAGCTCACGACCCCGCCGAGCCCGGCGCGGCTGTGCGCCCAGGCCCCGATGGCGTCCAGCCAGGGGGCGCGGTCGGCGTCGTCGAGCGGGGTGCCCGAGGACATCTTGGCGATGTTGGCGGCCGGGTGGAAGTCGTCGCCCTCGGCGTAGGGGACGCCGAGGGCCCGGGCCACCAGCGGGCCGATGGTGGTCTTGCCCGTGCCGGAGACTCCCATGACGGCGACGACGCGGGGGCCGGCCTCATGGGGGTGGGGGGTGTTCGGGGCGTGGGGGGCCTGCATCGCTACCTCGTTGTCCTCGTCGACCTCGACGCCATTGGCGACGCGGCTCACTCAAGCTCATTGATACGACGTATTCAAGACCCCGTGACCTAAAAGTCATACTTAATTGGCGGAGCGGGGAAACCGTAGGCTGACCCCATGGAAAACCAGGGGCAGGGGCTGCACGCGCGCGTGCTGGAGTCCCTCGGGCCCGCGATCACGGCAGGCGAGTACGGTCCGGGCACGGTCCTGCGCACGGACGAGCTGGAGGAGCGGTTCGCCGTCTCGCGCACCGTCATCCGTGAGGCCGTCCGCGTCCTGGAGTCCATGTGCCTGGTCTCCTCCCGGCGCCGGGTCGGTGTGACCGTGCTCCCCACCGAGGAGTGGAACGTCTACGACCCGCAGGTGATCCGCTGGCGGCTGGCCGGCGCCGACCGGCCGCGCCAGCTGCGCTCCCTGACCGTGCTGCGCTCGGCCGTCGAACCCGTGGCGGCGGGCCTCGCCGCCCGCCTGGCCACCCCCGAGCAGTGCGCGGAGCTCACGGAACACGCCCTCGGCATGGTCGCCACCTCGCGCGGCCAGCAACTGGCCGGATACCTGGTGCACGACGTCGCGTTCCACCGCGTGATCCTGCGCGCCTCCGGCAACGAGATGTTCGCCCGCCTCGGCGACGTCGTCGCCGAGGTCCTGACCGGCCGCACCGAACACCAGGTGATGTTCACCGACCCGGACCCGGCCGCGGTCACCCTGCACGTACGCGTCGCCGAGGCCGTACGCGAGCGGGACGCGGCCCGGGCGGAGGCGCTGACACGCGAGATCACGGCCGGGGCGATGGCGGAACTGGACATCCTGGCGCCGTAGTCGGTGGCGGAGGACCACCGTCCCGGGCGGCGTCCGGCCGGTGTTCCGCCGGTGTTCCGCCGGTGTTCCGCCGGTGTTCCGCCGGTGTTCCGCCGACGGTTCGCCGGTGATTCGCCAGTGATTCGCCGATGTCGCGGAATCGTCAGCGGACCGTACCGGCTGCGGCACGGGTGCGACACGACACATCAGATAAGCGACAAAATCATCGCCTCGTCGAACGCGCATCCGTAGCCTGGCCGCATGCGCCATGAGGACGAGGAAGAACGGCCGCTCTTCACCCGCCGCCGGTACGGGAGCCGTTGGGTCTACAACCACCGCAACC from Streptomyces albireticuli carries:
- a CDS encoding glycosyltransferase family 2 protein gives rise to the protein MVKLSVIVPFFNVQTFAPDTLRSLRANARDDFEFILVDDCSTDGTPALLERAGRELPGAVVLRHAANGGLATARNTGLDAARGEYVTFLDGDDWLAPGHYERLLGVIEELAVDFVRTDHVQCTGRVRTVHRVPEGRRGVVLDPRSAILPVERSSSVDYPYAWAGIYHRRLLEEGLLHFTDGLRTAEDRPWIWRLHREARTFAVAGPLGVFYRRGVATSLTQIGDVRQLDFIRAFDQVVEETARDKDADALLPKAVRTYCAIISHHLSSVERFEPAVARTLRSMSASALRRMPPEPLEDALNSMDHDRAARLRRLRRRPAFRHGNTGYSNASGQGSGARPGAGRGSGAGR
- a CDS encoding TetR/AcrR family transcriptional regulator C-terminal domain-containing protein, translating into MATRIDRALVADTALRLLNEVGLEGLTLRRIAKELDVQAPALYWHFKNKQELLDEVATEMFRRMAVPISQAGGTTWQERMAAATRELRRSLLAYRDGAKVFSGSRFTDASYATPLEELLRFCVDSGFTPRAAARAWFTVNTYTVGYVIEEQSVYPVPDGGRDPAYEPDGRARRLAGHPLATEAGREFFEDLDAGYEDGLRAVIAGLEVTLLPGSGHHSPPERHSSSGHHSPPEHHPAPENGSPENGSPENGSAPERHPAPGLDKG
- a CDS encoding alpha-2,8-polysialyltransferase family protein, which gives rise to MSGDSARMAGGGARRAGDDRRTAGDSTRTAGDSTCTAGESPRTTGDSARTVGDSPRTQIFLASTLYGAATLAAALDTGCFSPADRRLLLVANTAAVPETTPALDEAPGFAPLRARFDEVLSWNGTISPFHPSGWSPRPDDAPLWERHLRLLWGLGAGPVELIVESLQVSPAHAVALCFPDAPLEVYADGLMSYGPTRNKLDPLVGTRVRRLLHLDLVPGLRPLLLGEFGVPAELVPTEAFTKVLAELADATPPVTAPEGAALLLGQYLSALDILTPEEEERLHVRMLRGAVARGHRALVFKPHPAAPARWSRALEEEAGRLGADLTVLDTPMLAEVVYQRIRPALVVGCFSTALLTARAFYGLRVARTGTDLLLERLSPYQNSNRVPVTLVDALLPELEDGGTDVGAEGVDGPGADGPAVSTVTEARVPAGEELAGLLAAVGFAMQPQVLPSLRPAAERYLAAHLDDRTRRYFKRRRLTALALPGALPSPLAFLPRNPAVRKVARRARAVRRRLAGRAGRAGKQGQTVKPTAPAKPKVTA
- a CDS encoding FAD-dependent monooxygenase; this translates as MGIVVPAAVPAAVPSAVPSAVPSAARAAVDVEVLIAGAGPTGLVLAIDLARRGVRHRIVERSERGFPGSRGTGIQPRTLEVLDDLGAVAALRAVGGPCPLIQVWEGPRRVRERDLVHRAEAGPTTPYPELLMLPQWRTVEVLYGRLEELGGTVDFSTGMTGFDQDADGVTATLRHADGSEETVRAEYLVAADGGRSTVRKALGVPFTGEPVDPRPVLIADVMLEGVDRGHWHMWPKAEGGLLALRPLEGAETFQVIAGFEDVTYEPEVSRDATPEALLALLERRTGLPGLRVGEVTWASVYRARAAMAERFRTGRVFLAGDAAHIHSPAGGQGLNTSVQDAYNLGWKLGAVLRHGAPDTLLDSYDTERVRVAADVLGLSTSVHAADRAHSEDGLHRRGPETLQLGLNYRESPLTREARRDVPEGALRAGDRAPDAPCVDASGAEVRLFDAFRGPHFTLLDLTGEPAPRPVPDAPWLHTYRVGGPGADLHDAGGHAKAAYGSGLFLIRPDGYVGLATDEVGDIAAYVGAVGVVTAG
- a CDS encoding GntP family permease, with amino-acid sequence MSTLSVEMLAAAPAGPITSAGHAQLGIAVLVGIAVIVLLITRLKLHAFLALTIGSLVLGAAAGAPLDKGIASFTTGLGSTVAGVGVLIALGAILGKLLADSGGADQIVDTILAKAGTRSMPWAMVLIAGVIGLPLFFEVGIVLLIPVVLLVAKRGNHSLMRIGIPALAGLSVMHGLVPPHPGPLAAIDAIGANLGVTLALGVLVAVPTAVIAGPLFSRLAARWVDIAPPEKLIPQRPSEELERRPSFAVTVGTVMLPVVLMLAKALVDVVVDDPKDHVQRVTDVIGSPLIALLSAVLVGLFTLGRAAGFGRDRLATTVEKSLVPIAGILLIVGAGGGFKQTLVDVGVGRMIMDISEDWSVSALLLAWLIAVGIRLATGSATVATISAAGLVAPLAADMSTTHAALLVLAVGAGSLFFSHVNDAGFWMVKEYFGMSVGQTIKTWSLMETVISVVSLGFVMLLSLVL
- a CDS encoding FadR/GntR family transcriptional regulator, coding for MENQGQGLHARVLESLGPAITAGEYGPGTVLRTDELEERFAVSRTVIREAVRVLESMCLVSSRRRVGVTVLPTEEWNVYDPQVIRWRLAGADRPRQLRSLTVLRSAVEPVAAGLAARLATPEQCAELTEHALGMVATSRGQQLAGYLVHDVAFHRVILRASGNEMFARLGDVVAEVLTGRTEHQVMFTDPDPAAVTLHVRVAEAVRERDAARAEALTREITAGAMAELDILAP
- a CDS encoding acyltransferase family protein; translated protein: MTAPPVSGPAPSASSLTPVPPPVPSEAPRESGSGRQAEGKGSGGRLRALDGLRLIAALMVALYHYGGRGGEIGQAWGASPRREFPTLSGAFAYGCLGVEIFFVISGFVICMSGWGRPLRSFFASRVARLYPAYWAAIALVTLAFALPWVTYRTVSFSDTLVNMTMLQQPVGAQRVLGVCWTLWAELRFYALFALFVVLPGATRRRVVLFCAVWTLATVVTTASHVEFLRVVVMPEYSSYFIGGIGLYLIHRFGHEALSWGIVGVSFLVGQHYAVAGLWHPPGAQYFSYRSQYVIVAVIAVGYAAVALIATGKLRWANWRWLTVAGALTYPFYLVHEHLGWVVIGGLHRGLGIPSAATFPLTIALMLGLAWLLHRQVERRLTPLLRRSLTRVRGGVEDRRTGG
- a CDS encoding gluconokinase — encoded protein: MQAPHAPNTPHPHEAGPRVVAVMGVSGTGKTTIGPLVARALGVPYAEGDDFHPAANIAKMSSGTPLDDADRAPWLDAIGAWAHSRAGLGGVVSCSALKRAYRDRLRAAAPGIVFLHLTGDRALIAERMAARKGHFMTGRLLDSQFATLEPLDADEAGVAVDVTPGPEAIAERATAALRRL